The Leucothrix mucor DSM 2157 DNA window CGGTCGGCAGGCGGTCAGTTTGACAACCAACATCAAAGTAGTCCACTTCAAGCTACTGAACTTTCTTGATAAAAGTAATCCAATGGATTACATTAAACAAATGCAGACGACTATTACCGAACTACCCGAGTACATCAAGCGCTCAGAATCCATGCTATCTGATTCTGAGCGAAAAGCTGTCATAGACTACCTTTCGATAAATCCAAAGGCTGGGGATATCATGGAAGGAACAGGCGGCATTCGTAAGCTTCGATGGAGTCGTGGAAACAAAGGAAAAAGTGGTGGCGTCAGGGTGATTTATTACCACCATGATGAACGTATACCACTGTACTTATTGACCATGTTTGGTAAGAACGAGAGAGCCAATTTGTCGAAAGCAGACAGAAATACGCTGTCTAAACTTGTAGAAATTTTAGTAAATTCAGCATTGGAGAAACATAATGACTAGCGCATTCGACAGTATTGCCCAAGGACTGCAGGAAGCAATCGACCTAAACGGTGGCAAACAAGTTGCCGCCAGAACGCATCGCCTTCCTGAGGTCAACGTTTCAGAGCTGCGCAAAAACTTAGGACTCACTCAAATGGAGTTTGCTTCAAAGTTCTGTATCAGTGTGGCAACTTTGCGTCATTGGGAAAGAGGAGACCGAAAACCTCACGGTCCTGCTTTGGCGCTACTTCATGTAGTTACTAAAGAGCCAAAAGCAGTGCTCAGAGCATTGGGGTGATCTAATGAAACGGCAACATAAGATCAAGTCTCACAAGCTCAACTTAAACCCTTCATGAGCTGCAGCGACGATAAACATTCGAATTAACTCACCGCGACGGCAAGGCATTCCTCAACCCTAAATATTCATGAAACGGTTGAAAGTCCTTATCCGCATGCAGCAATGACAGGTCTTGCTCAATGCAAACGGTGGCGATAATCACATCAATTGTCTTGCGAACCGTTAGCCCGCGCTTTCGCAAAGTACGGAAGTTTTCAGCGCTTTTAATGGCAATGTCCGTATTTAGCATAGTGACTTGCTCCAGATTCAGCATCATCTGTTTAGCTTGCAGGTAGTCGGCATCGCTTCGAAAACCTTGCAATACTTCCGTCAGCACCAATTCACCCGTCGCAAGCAACTGGACGCCTAGCAGCTCATCTAAATAGTCCGTTTCGCGAGAGACTTTTCCATTGAAATAATCAATCCAAACACTCGAATCAACAAAGATCATTCCTGGGCATCTCTGCTGGCTTCAAGGTCACCCTCCCATTTTAACTTGCCACGAAACTCCCGAATGCGAGCTTGTCGTGTCAGGCGCAGTAACATTTTCAGCGACTGCTCAACCGCTTCCCGTTTGGTTTTAATCCCTGTTTCAGCCAATACTTCTGACATCAGGTGCTCATCAATAACAATATTTGTACGCATAATTTTATGTGTATGAATTTATATAAACATACACACTATAGAGCAAGACGCTGACTGCTGACAAGTGCTAAACCGCTCTTACCAAGCACTCACAAACTCAACTTAAACCCTTCATGACTCGCCTCAAACCCAAGCCGCTGATAAAACTTCAATGCCCCTGCCCGCTGCTTATTCGAGGTCAATTGTACCATCGGACAGCCCTTCTCTTTGGCTCGCTCAATCGCAAATCGAAACATCTTCTCGCCAATGCCCCGACCACGAAAATCCTCATGCACTCGCACGCCTTCAATCAAACAACGCCATGAGCCTAAATGCGTGAGATACGGAATAAACGTCAGCTGCAACATGCCGATCACCCGTTCTTCCAACTCCACCACCATCAACTCATTATTCGGGTCATTCTCAATGACCTCAAACATGGCGAGGTACTTGGGGTTTAGCGGCGAGCTGGCATCCTCACGGGCAGCGCCCAGCTGATCATTGGCCAGCATGGTGACAAGCGCAGTTAAGTCTGCCGAGCTTGCGGCTCTAAATTTGATATCCATTAGCGTTCCGGGCTTAGTCTTAAAAACTCGCCCAGTCTAGCGCACTACAGATCTTTTAACTTTTTAAAGTCAATCGCTTCGGCAAATCCAATCAGTGTTTCTTCAGTGACTTTTTTGCCTTCGATCGTGATCAGATAGGAGTCTGCCACCACCATTCTGATCTCACCGCTCTGCTTATCTTCATCGTATTTAACGATGGCTTTTTCACGGCCAATGCGTTGCAGCTGACCGCCATCGGCAGTAGCAATCATGGGGTTGGAGATCATCATAATCATGGTCTGCATCATCGGCGAATCGGTAATCATCTGCACAGACACCGAGCTGGTATCTTTGCGATAATATCCCTCAACCGTAATGCCGCCACCTAGCATCGACGCGCCAATGGATTTGGACTCGG harbors:
- a CDS encoding GNAT family N-acetyltransferase, with translation MDIKFRAASSADLTALVTMLANDQLGAAREDASSPLNPKYLAMFEVIENDPNNELMVVELEERVIGMLQLTFIPYLTHLGSWRCLIEGVRVHEDFRGRGIGEKMFRFAIERAKEKGCPMVQLTSNKQRAGALKFYQRLGFEASHEGFKLSL
- the vapC gene encoding type II toxin-antitoxin system VapC family toxin, translating into MIFVDSSVWIDYFNGKVSRETDYLDELLGVQLLATGELVLTEVLQGFRSDADYLQAKQMMLNLEQVTMLNTDIAIKSAENFRTLRKRGLTVRKTIDVIIATVCIEQDLSLLHADKDFQPFHEYLGLRNALPSR
- a CDS encoding helix-turn-helix domain-containing protein, with amino-acid sequence MTSAFDSIAQGLQEAIDLNGGKQVAARTHRLPEVNVSELRKNLGLTQMEFASKFCISVATLRHWERGDRKPHGPALALLHVVTKEPKAVLRALG
- a CDS encoding type II toxin-antitoxin system RelE/ParE family toxin; its protein translation is MTTNIKVVHFKLLNFLDKSNPMDYIKQMQTTITELPEYIKRSESMLSDSERKAVIDYLSINPKAGDIMEGTGGIRKLRWSRGNKGKSGGVRVIYYHHDERIPLYLLTMFGKNERANLSKADRNTLSKLVEILVNSALEKHND
- a CDS encoding type II toxin-antitoxin system VapB family antitoxin; the encoded protein is MRTNIVIDEHLMSEVLAETGIKTKREAVEQSLKMLLRLTRQARIREFRGKLKWEGDLEASRDAQE